A genomic window from Exiguobacterium acetylicum DSM 20416 includes:
- a CDS encoding alkaline phosphatase — protein sequence MKLKRIIPIFALSTLSLSTMFSMPEAEAKTKPVKSPEIRNVIFLIGDGMGVSYTSAHRYLKNDPSTPVAEKTAFDQYLVGQQMTYPEDPKENVTDSASAATAMSSGIKTYNAAIAVDNDKSEVKTVLEAAKERGKSTGLVATSEITHATPASFGAHDESRKNMNAIADDYFKERVNGKHKIDVMLGGGKSNFVRPDVDLTKAFKKDGYSYVTDLDQLQGDKNKQVLGLFADGGLPKRIDRENSVPSLEQMTNSAIKRLDSNKKGFFLMVEGSQVDWAGHDNDIVGAMSEMEDFERAFKAAIAFAKKDKHTLVVATADHSTGGYSIGADGIYNWFAEPIKAAKKTPDFMAQKIVDGADVRKTLTTYIDQDKLALTDKEIDSVSRAAESKKLLEIDNAIEEIFNERSHTGWTTGGHTGEDVPVYAFGPAKERFAGQVDNTDHAKIIFDLLKSKK from the coding sequence ATGAAATTAAAACGTATCATTCCGATTTTTGCCTTATCAACCCTTTCCCTCAGTACGATGTTCTCGATGCCTGAAGCAGAAGCAAAGACGAAACCTGTTAAATCACCGGAAATCCGGAACGTCATCTTCTTGATCGGCGACGGGATGGGGGTCTCGTATACATCAGCACATCGTTACTTAAAGAACGATCCATCGACACCGGTTGCTGAAAAAACAGCGTTTGACCAATACCTCGTTGGTCAACAGATGACTTATCCGGAAGATCCGAAGGAAAACGTCACCGATTCCGCCTCCGCAGCAACAGCGATGTCATCCGGCATCAAGACGTATAATGCAGCGATTGCCGTTGATAACGATAAATCGGAAGTCAAGACCGTCCTTGAAGCAGCGAAAGAACGTGGTAAGTCAACAGGACTCGTTGCAACATCGGAAATCACGCATGCGACACCTGCTTCGTTCGGTGCTCATGATGAGAGCCGAAAGAACATGAACGCGATCGCAGACGATTACTTCAAGGAACGCGTCAATGGGAAGCATAAAATTGACGTCATGCTCGGTGGCGGTAAGTCGAACTTCGTCCGTCCGGATGTTGATTTGACGAAAGCATTCAAAAAAGACGGTTACAGTTACGTCACGGATCTGGATCAATTGCAAGGTGATAAAAACAAACAAGTCCTCGGTCTGTTCGCAGATGGTGGATTACCAAAACGGATTGACCGCGAAAACTCGGTCCCATCACTTGAACAAATGACGAACTCTGCCATTAAGCGACTCGACTCGAATAAAAAAGGATTCTTCCTGATGGTCGAAGGTAGCCAAGTCGACTGGGCCGGTCATGACAATGATATCGTCGGTGCCATGAGTGAGATGGAAGACTTCGAGCGGGCATTCAAAGCCGCGATCGCATTTGCAAAGAAGGATAAACATACACTCGTCGTCGCGACAGCTGACCACTCAACGGGTGGATATTCAATCGGTGCAGATGGCATCTATAACTGGTTCGCTGAACCGATCAAAGCGGCAAAGAAAACACCTGACTTCATGGCGCAAAAAATCGTCGATGGTGCGGACGTCCGCAAGACGTTGACGACGTATATCGATCAGGACAAACTCGCCTTGACGGACAAAGAAATCGATAGCGTCTCCCGCGCTGCTGAATCGAAGAAATTACTCGAGATCGATAATGCGATTGAAGAAATCTTCAACGAACGCTCGCATACAGGCTGGACTACAGGTGGACATACAGGTGAAGACGTACCGGTCTATGCGTTCGGTCCTGCTAAAGAACGTTTCGCGGGACAAGTCGACAACACGGATCACGCGAAAATCATCTTCGATCTCTTGAAATCGAAGAAATAA
- the treC gene encoding alpha,alpha-phosphotrehalase yields the protein MITTTDWRKSAVYQIYPKSFYSPEGKATGTLRGVTAKLDYLADLGVDYLWLTPVYASPQNDNGYDVSDYYAIDPSYGTMDDFETLLAEAKQRSLSVMMDIVVNHCSTSHAWFEEGRHPDSPYHDYFIWRDTPNDWVSKFGGPAWSFDEVAGKYYLHLFDKTQADLNWENPRLREDVYNMMRFWRDKGVSGFRLDVINLISKTPGLPNDPAGDGRAYYTDGPNVHDYLQEMNAAVFAGHDLMTVGEMSSTSLDHCLRYSSLDEQELKMTFNFHHLKVDYPNGEKWTAAPFDFKQLKQIFSDWQSGMNGQAWNAIFWCNHDQPRVVSRFGDDVTYRVESAKMLATTLHGLQGTPYIYQGEEIGMPNPDFTDLSDYRDVETLNAYQEARNNGVAEEAILAAIRQKSRDNARTPMPWSDALNGGFSTSDPWIPVSPTYDQINVESAVANPDSVYHHYKRLIQLRKQYDVLTDGSYRLLTPDDPSLWAYERVTNEEELLVVSNFYGTDTTFTLPRDGSDYTVLIHNYQQIQTEGQTLTLHPYESLMLYRKK from the coding sequence ATGATCACGACAACCGATTGGCGCAAATCCGCCGTTTATCAAATCTATCCGAAGAGTTTTTATAGTCCGGAGGGCAAAGCGACCGGTACGTTACGCGGCGTAACCGCCAAACTCGATTATCTGGCGGATCTTGGTGTCGATTACCTCTGGTTGACGCCGGTCTATGCCTCACCGCAAAACGACAATGGCTATGATGTCAGTGATTATTATGCAATTGATCCATCTTACGGCACGATGGACGATTTTGAGACGTTACTTGCAGAAGCAAAACAACGCAGTTTGTCTGTCATGATGGACATCGTCGTCAATCACTGTTCGACGTCACATGCTTGGTTCGAAGAAGGACGTCATCCGGATAGTCCCTATCACGACTACTTCATTTGGCGCGATACACCGAACGACTGGGTATCCAAGTTTGGCGGTCCCGCTTGGTCATTTGACGAGGTAGCTGGCAAGTATTACTTGCACCTATTCGACAAGACGCAAGCGGATCTGAACTGGGAAAATCCACGTTTACGGGAAGATGTTTACAACATGATGCGCTTTTGGCGCGATAAAGGGGTCAGCGGCTTCCGACTCGATGTCATCAATTTGATCTCGAAGACGCCAGGTCTTCCGAACGATCCAGCAGGAGACGGACGTGCGTATTATACGGACGGACCGAACGTCCATGATTACTTGCAAGAAATGAACGCAGCAGTTTTTGCCGGACACGATCTCATGACGGTCGGTGAGATGTCGTCGACGTCGCTTGATCACTGCCTTCGTTATTCGTCGCTTGATGAACAAGAACTGAAGATGACGTTCAACTTCCATCATTTGAAGGTCGATTATCCGAACGGTGAAAAATGGACAGCAGCACCGTTTGATTTCAAGCAACTGAAACAGATTTTCTCCGACTGGCAATCCGGCATGAACGGACAAGCTTGGAACGCGATCTTTTGGTGCAACCATGACCAGCCACGCGTCGTCAGCCGGTTTGGTGACGACGTCACGTATCGCGTTGAAAGTGCGAAGATGCTCGCGACGACACTTCATGGCTTACAAGGAACACCGTATATCTATCAAGGAGAAGAGATCGGCATGCCGAATCCGGACTTCACGGACCTATCTGACTACCGCGATGTCGAGACATTGAACGCGTATCAGGAAGCTCGGAACAACGGTGTAGCGGAAGAAGCGATTCTCGCTGCGATTCGTCAAAAATCACGTGATAATGCGCGGACGCCGATGCCATGGTCAGACGCACTCAACGGTGGCTTTAGTACAAGCGATCCGTGGATACCGGTCTCGCCGACGTATGACCAGATCAATGTCGAGTCGGCTGTCGCAAACCCTGACTCGGTCTATCATCATTACAAACGATTGATTCAACTCCGTAAACAGTATGACGTGCTCACGGATGGTTCGTACCGTCTGTTGACACCAGACGATCCGTCACTCTGGGCGTACGAACGCGTAACGAACGAGGAAGAGTTGCTTGTCGTTTCGAACTTCTACGGAACAGACACGACGTTCACGTTACCTCGTGACGGGTCGGACTATACGGTGTTGATTCACAATTATCAGCAGATACAGACAGAGGGTCAAACTCTGACGTTACATCCTTATGAATCCTTGATGCTTTATCGTAAAAAGTGA
- a CDS encoding DUF4352 domain-containing protein: protein MRQILATLMLGTVLAGCGTSASQDTPKEPASAKQEQPVSLEKTSAYVPNPQIPDDRDLTKIDQTVTDDKGDLTLKQFKRVNETRKIGPIEMTIEEIKVFHARPSYGMIDFFHGFTHDESFDLIKTRVTIKNTSDEPVTFNPVAHFKLGAATEKTLEDDVYLESLAKTYAPSESRSGNFGFILEQPVDSIELLTSDVLDKKQDVLKKGTTFSTSLR from the coding sequence ATGAGACAGATACTTGCTACTTTGATGCTCGGGACGGTGCTCGCTGGTTGTGGCACTTCAGCATCACAAGACACACCAAAAGAACCAGCGTCTGCGAAACAGGAGCAGCCGGTATCGCTTGAAAAAACAAGCGCCTACGTTCCAAACCCGCAAATTCCAGACGATCGCGATTTGACAAAAATCGATCAGACCGTCACGGATGATAAGGGCGACCTGACGCTTAAACAATTCAAACGAGTGAACGAAACACGGAAGATTGGTCCGATCGAGATGACGATCGAAGAGATCAAAGTCTTTCATGCTCGCCCAAGCTACGGCATGATTGATTTCTTCCACGGTTTCACGCACGATGAATCCTTCGACTTGATCAAGACACGCGTCACGATCAAGAATACGAGTGATGAACCGGTCACGTTCAATCCGGTCGCCCACTTTAAGCTCGGTGCCGCAACTGAAAAGACGCTTGAAGACGACGTCTATTTAGAGTCGCTCGCGAAGACATACGCTCCGTCCGAATCACGAAGCGGTAACTTCGGCTTCATTTTGGAACAACCGGTTGATTCGATTGAACTCTTAACAAGTGACGTCCTAGATAAAAAACAAGATGTCCTCAAAAAAGGCACGACATTTTCGACGTCTCTTCGTTAA
- the treP gene encoding PTS system trehalose-specific EIIBC component, which produces MKPNYRQIAEQIIENIGGKENVEQAAHCVTRLRLTLKNQELVDQEALLEVPLVKGAFLNAGVYQIVIGAGDVDRVYAEFIQLTGLQATTIADVKSSGAAKMNPFQKLIKVFSDVFMPIIPAIIVAGLLMGINNLFGIEFGGKTMIDRYPNLQGLWDLINMMANTAFVFLPALVGWSATKRFGGSEILGIVMGLMLVHPDLLNAWNYGQSALKGEIPTFNILGLFEIEKVGYQGQILPVLAAAYVLSTIERWLKQRVPNAIQLLVVPITTITLTGFLALAVIGPVTRQVGDWITIGVVNTFEAVPLLGALLFGALYAPLVITGMHHMFIAVDLQLIGQSGTTFIWPMIAISNIAQGSATLAMLFLAKNVNDKNMASTSALSAYFGITEPAMFGVNLRFKYPFYAALVGSAIASAFIAVSGVLAPAIGVGGLPAFISIVPGSILSFIVGMVIAIIVPVACTFLFHYVSTKRAKKAALKKAA; this is translated from the coding sequence ATGAAACCAAACTATCGTCAGATTGCAGAGCAAATCATTGAGAACATCGGAGGTAAGGAGAACGTTGAGCAGGCAGCTCACTGTGTCACCCGTCTTCGTTTAACGCTTAAGAATCAAGAGCTTGTCGATCAAGAAGCCTTACTTGAAGTTCCGCTCGTCAAAGGCGCGTTCTTGAACGCGGGTGTCTATCAAATCGTCATTGGTGCCGGAGACGTCGACCGGGTCTATGCAGAATTCATTCAATTAACCGGTTTACAGGCAACAACGATCGCAGATGTTAAATCGTCTGGCGCTGCCAAGATGAATCCGTTCCAAAAGTTGATCAAAGTCTTTTCTGATGTCTTCATGCCTATCATCCCGGCGATCATCGTTGCTGGTCTCTTAATGGGAATCAATAATCTATTCGGTATCGAGTTCGGTGGCAAGACGATGATCGATCGTTATCCGAACTTACAAGGACTTTGGGATCTCATCAATATGATGGCAAACACCGCCTTCGTCTTCCTGCCGGCACTCGTCGGTTGGTCAGCGACGAAACGCTTTGGTGGAAGTGAGATTCTCGGAATCGTCATGGGTCTGATGCTCGTTCACCCAGATCTCTTAAACGCTTGGAACTACGGACAAAGTGCTCTAAAAGGTGAAATCCCGACATTCAACATTCTCGGTCTCTTTGAAATTGAAAAAGTTGGCTATCAGGGACAAATCCTCCCTGTGCTCGCCGCTGCTTATGTTCTCAGTACGATTGAACGTTGGCTCAAACAACGCGTACCGAATGCGATTCAATTACTCGTCGTACCGATTACGACGATCACGTTGACCGGCTTCCTCGCTCTTGCCGTCATCGGACCGGTCACGCGTCAAGTCGGTGACTGGATTACGATCGGTGTCGTCAATACGTTCGAAGCTGTTCCGTTACTCGGTGCCTTACTCTTTGGCGCACTCTATGCGCCGCTCGTCATCACTGGCATGCACCATATGTTCATCGCCGTTGACCTACAGTTGATTGGACAAAGTGGCACGACGTTCATCTGGCCGATGATCGCGATTTCGAACATCGCTCAAGGTTCAGCAACACTTGCGATGCTTTTCCTTGCGAAAAACGTCAACGATAAGAATATGGCGTCGACGTCGGCACTCTCTGCTTACTTCGGGATCACGGAACCAGCGATGTTCGGGGTCAATCTCCGGTTCAAGTATCCGTTTTACGCAGCACTCGTCGGCTCTGCCATCGCGTCAGCTTTCATTGCCGTCAGTGGCGTTCTCGCTCCTGCGATTGGTGTTGGCGGACTACCAGCTTTCATTTCGATCGTACCAGGCTCGATTTTATCGTTCATCGTCGGCATGGTGATCGCGATCATCGTCCCTGTCGCCTGTACGTTCCTGTTCCACTATGTCTCAACGAAACGCGCAAAAAAAGCTGCCCTGAAAAAAGCAGCGTAA
- the treR gene encoding trehalose operon repressor, producing the protein MPKYLNIYHELAQRIQEGTLPAETKLPSETELMQEFEASRGTVRKAIDALQEKGFVRKHQGKGVFVLSQEAIEFQFNGIVSFSEAHRRMGRHVVETDVVSCEVLSASAELASLLHVAQGTNVTRVERIRQIDGERVIRDINHFVTALVPGLTTDIAKGSIYQYIEETLGRQISYAKRKIEARPATMEDQERLDLHDMTHVIVVTNDTYFYEGQHFERTESRHRLDKFQFTDIARR; encoded by the coding sequence ATGCCGAAGTATTTAAACATCTACCATGAGCTCGCGCAACGTATTCAGGAAGGGACACTTCCTGCTGAGACGAAGTTGCCGTCAGAAACAGAGCTGATGCAGGAGTTCGAAGCAAGTCGCGGAACGGTCCGAAAAGCGATTGATGCCTTGCAAGAGAAAGGCTTCGTCCGCAAACACCAAGGGAAAGGTGTCTTCGTCCTGTCGCAAGAAGCGATTGAGTTCCAATTCAATGGGATCGTCAGCTTCTCGGAAGCCCATCGCCGGATGGGGCGACATGTCGTTGAAACGGATGTAGTGTCTTGCGAAGTCCTCTCCGCCTCTGCTGAGCTCGCTTCGTTATTACATGTGGCACAAGGAACGAACGTGACACGCGTCGAGCGCATTCGTCAAATTGATGGTGAACGGGTCATCCGTGACATCAATCATTTCGTGACCGCACTCGTGCCTGGACTGACTACTGACATCGCTAAAGGTTCGATCTATCAGTACATCGAAGAGACACTTGGTCGGCAGATCAGCTACGCAAAACGAAAAATCGAAGCTCGCCCTGCGACAATGGAAGACCAAGAACGACTCGACCTTCACGATATGACGCATGTCATCGTTGTCACGAACGATACGTATTTCTATGAAGGACAACATTTCGAACGGACGGAATCGCGTCACCGGCTCGATAAGTTTCAGTTCACTGATATTGCCCGTCGTTGA